A window of Serinus canaria isolate serCan28SL12 chromosome 27, serCan2020, whole genome shotgun sequence genomic DNA:
GACTTCCTTGCGGTTGCGCGCTATCAGTGTTTCATACTGGCATCTCAAATCCTCCAAGATTTGCCTGAGATCTGGTCCCGGGCAGGCATTGACCTCCACACTCACATCTCCAGTTGATTGTTTCCTCAGGCAACTCATCTCCTGGAAATAAACCCCAGATCAGATCATACTGGTTTTTGGAAGGCAGCACAGAAGAGCAAAGCTCAGTGGCCAAGAACTGCCCTCCCTGCAAGACCTTCCTCCCTTCTGTGGCTGTGAAAAGCACAGGAGAATGGTGCAAATGTTTTCCCAAGGGTTCTGCTGGCTAATTTGTTTCTTCATCCACTGgagtcagcagcagctttgccccCTCTGGCACTCCCAGTGTGAGCAcaagccccaggagcagcactgcccatgccagagctcccttcccttctgaGGCAGAGTGCTCTGAGCCCCGGAAAGTTTGGTGGGAAAGCTGTGGCTTGAAAGTGGATCATTTAAATCCCAAGCACAGTGGCAAAGCTTTCTACCAGGGCTATGATGCAGGGCTGGACAGGACCTACCTCCTCATGATTCTTcttcaggcagcagagctcctcccGCAGCgactccagctgtgcctccaggTCAGACCTGCACAGCGTCAGCTGGTCCAGCACCTGGCGCAGCCCGTTGATGTCTGCCTCCACGCTCTGGCGCAGGGCCAGCTCCGTCTCGTACCTGGGTTGAGTCAGAAAGCACAGATTCAGCATGGGGACGTCCCACATGGCTTCTGTTTGTGCCGGgatctccttccccagctccatgcTTTGACCTGCAAAAATCCATTTTACTGGATTTCTGTATGCCTTGGATTTCTGCACCACTTCGTGTCTGTTACATGAAAGCTTCTCTTCctcatgttttttttccctgctcttgctCACTGTATATTTGGTGTCACTTactcagctgcatttctgctttgttgATCCCATCTGTGCTGGTCTATGGTGAAAATGAGCCACTCCCTGAGttgcctgtccccagcctcaCCACAAACGCCGTTGCTAAATGTTTTACCCAAGAACACTAATTAAGGGAGGGCTAGTGACCAGGAGCAAAATGCCTTTCATCATCCTGCCCTACCAAAGTGGCGTGGGGAGACGTGTCTGGAGCCTCTGTAATTAGTGCTCTGAGCCTCCCAGGGAGGTGAAAAGGAGCAGGGGGGAGGCAGCAGGTTCATGGTGGGGCACTCACTTCACACGGAAGTCATCAGCAGCCATCCTGCTGTTATCAATGTCCAGGATGATCTTGTTGTTATCAATGGTTGCGCAGACAATCTGGAAAACAGCAAACCATGAGAGATGTCTCCTCCCTCCTGTTCTGCTCTCTAGGTTTTCCTGCCTTGCAATTAGGTAGGAACTCTtcacatttccctttttctgttaCCCTCTTACATAAGTAACCTTATCCCTTAAGCAGAGAAGTTGAAGGAGGTGGCTTTGCCTCCTTTACtcaaagaagaaaggagatCAACCACATAGAATTAAAGACTTGTGGGATGGGACTTCCCAGTTTCAAGATCTGAAGGCAAGTTCCAAAGATGCTTCAGAAAATAAACCTAAAGAACCTTCCTTATGATAGTAAATCTCAACTGACATTCAAGCTGGCATGTTCTGGGCTTCAGACTTAAGGACCTTCAGGGAACATGGAGGGAAGGTGTCTGTAAGTCTTAGGATCAGCCATAACTTTCATTGTGGACTTATTAATATCAGGTTGTTTGTGTCACTGTAACAATCAGTTTCAATTCTCAGCTTTTCTCACCTAGAGATTTATAATGTTTCATTTGATAAAGCATCCAAAGTGTATGTTTTTGATTGTCCCATAGTTTGCTTTGCTCTCCCTGTAGGGCTGACACCACTACATTTCCTCAGAGTACATTGGTAATACTACATTTACAATTGTTTAGTCAAATACAATGTACCAAAgcatccttttcctctttcagagcATTCTCCCACCCATACCACCTTGCAGCACCCACACACAGCAATGTCATTCGGGAATTTGCaaaaatttctgtttgcagagaCATCCACAAGCACCAGAGCTCCCTCCAACAACTGCAGTAAGTTCTAAACAAAAACTCAGGAATAAGCTTTCAAAAGGGGAGGAACAACCCGAGGGGGGATTACCTGGTTCTGAAGATCTTCAATCTCTTTGTAGTAGCAGCTGTAGTCACGGGGCTCGCAGGAGAGGCCCTGTGTTGCATACCACTCTCTGATCCTGCACTCCAGCTCAGCATTCTCCTTCTCCAAGCACTTCACCTTGTCCAGGTAGGAAGCCAGGCGGTCATTGAGGTTTTGCATGGTGACCTTCTCATCGCAGGATGAAAGCAAGCAGTCTCCAAGACCCCCAACAACCACACCACCTCCGAGGCCAAACCCGAGGCCATTGCCATAGCAGTTGCCACCTCCATAGCTCCCACCAGCCAAGCTACCAACACTCAGTCCCCCTCCATAATTCATTCCACCGCAGTAACTCCTTCCAGAAAAACCTCTGCCACTGCCTATGCCAAAGGAAGAAATCCGtgctccaccaccaccaccaccaatgATGCAGCTGCCACcgctgctcctgcctttgctaGACACAGTAATAGTCTCCTTAATGTTGCAACTCATGGCGACAGCGGTGGGAAATGCAAGCAGAAGCCCAAAGCAAGATGCACAGCTTGATACGGAATCAGACTGCGAGCTGGCCCTGGCCGCCCATCCCTATTTATACCTTCCACAGTGGGTGTCACCTCTGCTTCTTCTTCCCATAAGGCTGGCTACTCCAGCCATTGGTGCCAAGAATAATTTCTCAAAGGGAAGTTTCCTTTCAAGAAGCCTGGTAGACAAGGAAGATACTTTACATGTCTCTTGCtaatttcaaaaatacattAGCAATAATGTTTTATGAATCATCAGCTTTTTGTTTATGATGCAAACTTACAGCATTAAGCCAGGAAAAACACTGTCCTAAATTATATACCAGGAAGAAATCATTAAAGGTTATTGCATCAAAGAGGTCTTTATCtctcattaatttattttcattttattttgaattgaATAAGCAGTTTTCATGCAAGGTGCTGAGGTTGGAATATGtaagatgaaaaagaagaaacactaAGTTTGCTTTTTGAGTGATGTACGAAGAATGATGTAAGAACTCTGGAAAGATCAGAGACACAGAGATTAATCTTTAAATCTCTCCACTGACAAAATGACAAATCTGAAACACTCTGCTGTGAGACAAGTGAGACCAAGGAGGGATCTTGTAATGGGCACGGATGAAAGGCTCTTCATACATGATTGTGGCTCTCCAGTAATCCACAAAGGATTTGTTTCATTATGTGGAGAGTGTAAAGGTAAAAGTGCTTTAAGTATTTCCTGTTGTTCAGTGAAAGATAATTTCTGCACTTCTCCTCATTATGGATTGTAATTGTTGCTGGGAAAGGGTGGGTTTGGAGCACTGGATGGGGGTGGAAACATCCTATGGCCAATTTCTCTGTCAATACATGCTGCATTTTAATCAGAGCTTTGGgattgctgtgctgggacatataaagacagagctgctgatagagctgcagagcagtcactgccctgtgcaGTTCTACTtgggctggagaagctggatTTGGTACAAACTAGAGGGACTCTATCAGTAATGTTTCCAACTCTTAattaagcaaagaaaataaaaagtaagaatCCTTTCACAGTCTTGTAATCAAAATTGAGGCTAAGCTTCTTTTCATGAGATGTTTTGCTGAGGCTCCAGAGGACTGGCCTTCTCTCTAGGGACCCCCTTTCCAGTGGCCATGGAGCAAGGGGCAGGCATTCCATGGCTTTCTGAACCCAACTCTTCCTTGTAAGAAATTCTCCATATCTCCTTCACcaggaaaaaattcaaattcttgCTGAAATCCTCACTCAGTCAGGATTGTGCATTGGAATAGCTATTGTTTTGGCAGGTAAATTATCCCTTTACCTAAGGGCTGACTTACCCCAATATTCATGGATTTACCCATCATTTTATTGCTCTTATTTCTGTTGAAAAGATGTCTCCCCTTTTCTTTGCCTCCTTGGATGTTCCTTATCCATGCCGTGAAAGGCAGAAGCATTCCAGTGATCAGGCTGGAGACaggtgaggagaggagaggcttCCCAAAGTGATTTACTCCAAGCTGgccgagctgcagctggaccCAGACACAGTGCCTGCATGTCAGCCTGCCCTGCCTTACACACTGGGCCTCCCTCTGGCCCAAAccacacagaaataaagctcAGAATAGGTAAAAGCTCAAATAAAGTTATTGTGTATAGTAAGGAATCACTGGATTTCATTCCTAGGACTGGAGAACATAATTGGGAGTCAGGGTGTGGTGGCAGGAGCAAACCGAAACTGCTGTAAGCTGCGTCGCTGGAAGCTTCGCCTGCTCTGCAGATGATTCCTCAGGAATTTCCCAACAGCTGCGTGCAGCCAGCATCTCCTGAGTGAGCACAcattccttccccagccccgcAGTTATCACCCGGGCACATCAGTGTAGCGCAGGCAGAAACACGGGATGACTTGTGCTCTGTGGGAGTGGAGGGTGTCTGCAGGCTGGGGAcgctcctgctcctcccagacACCTCGGTCCCCTCTGCCCCTCGCAGCTCTGGGTGCCTGCAGCAACCCCCTCTGCCCAGAGCTTCTCCTGCACACCCTTCCCTATCCTTCCCTATGTCTTGTTATCTTTCCTGTTTGTCTCCAGGAAATGAGGGCACTAGGTAAACTAAGACAAAACTAAGTAATTGTTCCTAGaccttaaaaaattaaattaagctTTCCCTCATGTTTTCATTCAGTTATTTGAACTCATGAGCTTCCTGGGTCTGTCTCATCAGCACAAAGAAATAGGGAAATCTTATGGAAATGTAGCTTCCAACGTTTGCAGCTCCATAATTTTCAGCTCTTTAATAAATGAAGTGTTTCCAGGGTGTTTTCTACTGGGGAACTGTTAATCACAACCTGCCTATCCTGAGCTGCCTTCCAGACTCAACCCAACTTGTAGGTCCACAAACAACATCACAGCGTCCCTGGAGCTGAGGCTGTATCCCCCAGGGGCTTTCCAGAGGCATATTCATAATTTCTGGATTATTAGAGTCTCTTTCTGGCTGTGTCATTAGTTCTCTTTCACCTCTCAGGAATTCAGGACAGCTCCTTTATGAAAGTTCATGCTTTGGACCTGCTGGATGTGGTGGAAAGGGTGGGAAGGTCTTTGATATGAGCCCAGGGAATCTGGAGGAGCAGCTAGATGTCAGTAGCAGTTCGCAAGAGGAGGAACCAGCCCACAGCTGGTGGGAatcagctggggctgccaggagaGACTGGGAAGCTTTTACATACCATAGGTAGCCAAGAGTTTCCAGAAGGCTGGAAACTGGAAGGGTCTCAATGCAGTGTCTTTGTATTTCTAGAAACAAGAGTGTGAGGACTCAGATTGGGAAGGATTGAGGCCAAAAAGTGCAGCAGTGGGTTATCTCGCTGTCTGTCTTTGCACTGAACAAGGCAGGAGGAGACAATGGGAATGGAAAGGGAAAGATTTGCTTTTCAACTTGGCAGCCAGAGCTCTGAGAACAACAGGGATACCCACTGGAGTCCAACATCAGGAAATTTGCCATTATAGCCACAATTTGTATCTCTTTTGATCTCTTGTGAAGCACTGGTCATACATGTCAATTGAAAGAATTCTGCATAAAGTCTGGGACTTCATGCAGGGCTGGAACTGAActttaaataaagtttaattTAGTCTTAGTTTAAAAACTTCTACCTTTGGCCACTCCTCTGAGTCATTGCAGATGTTCCAGTGCTGTATTATCTTGTCTTGCCCATGGATACTATTAGTGTCTGGTagattaaataaagaaatatcaCTGAGACATCTTCTCTCTGTGGCCTCTCACAAGGAGAAGGGCACCTTTCACCTGCTCCCTGAGACATTAGTGGTTGAACTTCTTCAGGCACTTGCTCCCATGTTAAGTCTATTTCTGTTTCATCAGAGAAGTTGGTGTCTTTATAAAAGAACTGGCAATACAAAAGTGTTCCAGACTATACTGTATGTCCAGTCCTGAAGTGGTTTTGTCTTTGTACCTGCTCTCCTCGTGTCCTGAGTCTGGCTGTTCCATAACTCCAGCCTTTGATGGAAAAAGAATAACCAGGAGTTTTGCTTAACTGGGTCATCTCACAGGTGAATGTGACTCTGTAACAGCCACACCACTACCAAAACCAACCACTGCTTGGCTTTCTGGATCAACAATTTAATCCTCAAAACACCCTCAAAATACTTTGAACTGCCAGTTCTCCAAACTCAGAGTGACTCTGCCAGCTCACCGTGGCCCACGGCTGCTCTGGCAGGTCAGGGCCAGGACAAAACCAGCTCAGCACCAGCTACTGGTCAAGGCCAGGGAAAACTGACCTGCCTGGTCTGGGTGTCCAAAGGCCTTACCTGGCTTTTTTCTCAATTCTATTCTCTGATTAGCTGCACTTTTTCAGTTCccaccctgccctctgcagcttTCCAAACAAGGTGTGCTTAACGCAAAGATGATCTTTCAAACATTCTTGATGTTCAGGTTGAAACTCTTGGCAATCAGAGGATGACCAGTAAATGACTCAGTCACTGTGTGAAAAGAGAGGAGATAAACCTTTTGCCCGCAGTCTTTTCCCAGTGTGAAGATTCCCATAGAATGAAAGGGATAGGTTTGAAAAAAAGCCATGTCAGCAGAAATTGAATCAGTTGTGGAGACCAAGATTTCATCCTCAACAGTCCctggctgggagatggagcatGAGAGTGCTCAGCCCAGATCTGTCAGCACTAGACTGGGACCAAGGCAAACTGTCTCTGGATGTTCCATCACTGACTTTCAAAATCTTTCTAAAAACTGTGTTTCAGCCCAATGCTGTGTGGGAAGGACACAGGCCTCTGCCTGACCTGCCTGTCCATGGGGGTCAGGGCAGG
This region includes:
- the LOC103821605 gene encoding LOW QUALITY PROTEIN: keratin, type I cytoskeletal 13-like (The sequence of the model RefSeq protein was modified relative to this genomic sequence to represent the inferred CDS: inserted 2 bases in 1 codon): MSCNIKETITVSSKGRSSGGSCIIGGGGGGARISSFGIGSGRGFSGRSYCGGMNYGGGLSVGSLAGGSYGGGNCYGNGLGFGLGGGVVVGGLGDCLLSSCDEKVTMQNLNDRLASYLDKVKCLEKENAELECRIREWYATQGLSCEPRDYSCYYKEIEDLQNQIVCATIDNNKIILDIDNSRMAADDFRVKYETELALRQSVEADINGLRQVLDQLTLCRSDLEAQLESLREELCCLKKNHEEEMSCLRKQSTGDVSVEVNACPGPDLRQILEDLRCQYETLIARNRKEVEDWYECKIEEVNREVITSGQEVETCNNQVTELRRQLQTLEIDLQAQLSQRNNLESSLAETECQYNSLLSELQNQITCVEQQLAEIRAEIECQNQEYKTLLDVKCRLEQEIQTYRCLLEXEDSRTSFTEEELELVEGSSGRATATQQLQLPTARPRSHPARLETYK